The following proteins come from a genomic window of Trifolium pratense cultivar HEN17-A07 linkage group LG4, ARS_RC_1.1, whole genome shotgun sequence:
- the LOC123922474 gene encoding probable LRR receptor-like serine/threonine-protein kinase At3g47570 encodes MRNSNKKSFIDSPTIDQLAKVSYHDLHRETDGFSDRNLIGAGSFGSVYRGNLPSKDSLVAVKVLNLQKKGAHKSFIVEYYKDQEFKVLVFDYMKNGSLDQWLHTEPPIKLDLSQRLNIIIDVASALHYLHQECEQLVLHCDLKSSNVLLDDDLVARDFGIARLVSVIGDISHKDTITIGIRGTLSYAPPVLEYGLGYEVSSDMYSFGIPMLEILTGRRPTDEVFEDGQNLHNFVAISFPGNLIKILDPHLVSRNGELGTDDQNSENLIPTVKCLVSLFRITYLCIGCHQRA; translated from the exons ATGAGGAACAGtaacaaaaaatcatttattgaTTCACCAACAATTGATCAACTAGCTAAGGTTTCATACCACGACTTACACCGAGAAACTGATGGGTTCTCGGATAGAAACTTGATTGGAGCAGGAAGTTTTGGTTCTGTGTATAGAGGAAATCTTCCGTCAAAAGATAGTCTTGTTGCCGTAAAGGTCTTGAACCTCCAAAAAAAGGGAGCTCACAAAAGTTTCATTGTTGAAT ATTACAAAGATCAAGAATTTAAAGTTTTAGTATTTGATTACATGAAAAATGGAAGCTTAGACCAATGGTTGCATACTGAGCCTCCAATAAAATTGGACCTCAGTCAGAGATTAAACATCATTATTGATGTTGCTTCTGCATTACattatcttcatcaagaatgtgAGCAATTGGTCCTTCATTGTGATTTAAAGTCAAGCAATGTCCTTCTTGATGATGACTTGGTTGCTCGTGATTTTGGCATAGCAAGACTTGTCTCAGTCATTGGAGATATCTCTCATAAAGATACTATTACAATTGGAATAAGAGGGACTCTTAGTTATGCTCCTCCTG TTTTAGAGTATGGATTGGGTTATGAAGTGTCCAGTGATATGTATAGCTTTGGAATCCCTATGTTGGAAATACTTACCGGTAGAAGACCCACTGACGAAGTTTTTGAAGATGGTCAAAATCTTCATAACTTTGTTGCAATTTCATTTCCTGGTAATCTTATTAAGATTTTGGACCCACATCTTGTGTCAAGAAATGGAGAATTAGGAACGGATGATCAAAATAGTgagaatcttattccaactgtAAAGTGCTTAGTTTCACTTTTTAGAATTACTTATTTGTGCATTGGATGTCACCAGAGAGCTTAG
- the LOC123924046 gene encoding glycine-rich cell wall structural protein 1.8-like — MKTIHFIFFAMLLNFVVPIEPSKDVKQIGETEESKASIRVDCYAYWPSRGANWKGSEGEKNGWGGGGKGEGGGKGYDGSVWQKDRGWGTGWWKGGKGSAGQNVGKGRSVQPIPGGGNGAGGGNVKKIIGDVNKGGSEKGDSDGNFIELLDDENMTYGGEAESSEKIRGIVKCGERLHKKLNTFTVMMYMCQNIYKIIINVK, encoded by the exons ATGAAAACGAtacattttatcttttttgcaATGCTTCTTAACTTTGTTGTGCCAATTGAGCCTTCTAAGGATGTGAAACAAa TTGGGGAAACAGAAGAATCAAAGGCAAGTATTAGGGTAGATTGCTATGCATATTGGCCAAGTAGAGGTGCAAATTGGAAAGGTAGCGAAGGTGAAAAAAATGGATGGGGTGGCGGTGGAAAAGGGGAAGGAGGTGGAAAGGGGTACGACGGCAGTGTGTGGCAAAAAGATAGGGGTTGGGGCACGGGATGGTGGAAAGGTGGAAAAGGTAGTGCCGGTCAAAATGTGGGCAAAGGGAGATCAGTCCAACCCATTCCTGGTGGGGGAAATGGTGCCGGTGGTGGAAATGTTAAGAAAATTATCGGTGATGTAAATAAGGGTGGTAGTGAAAAAGGGGACAGCGATGGAAACTTCATAGAACTTCTTGATGATGAAAACATGACATATGGTGGAGAAGCAGAGAGTAGTGAAAAGATTAGGGGCATCGTCAAGTGTGGTGAAAGACTTCACAAAAAACTAAACACTTTTACAGTTATGATGTATATGTgccaaaacatatataaaattataataaatgtaaaataa
- the LOC123923981 gene encoding uncharacterized protein LOC123923981 produces MQFLMGLNESYSQVRGSILMMSPLPDTRKVHGLILQQERQMEVATRKEIPLASHAMQIARTPAQQTGKSFSNRRDLKCTYCELDGHDVDGCYYLKGFPVGHKWHGKNVKPRNKKASIHNIEVKRELTNDSPTFTAEEYRQIMAMLRSKNGNDQPLANASGRGYEEDDWPGQAF; encoded by the exons ATGCAGTTTTTGATGGGGCTTAACGAATCTTATTCACAGGTTCGTGGGTCAATTTTAATGATGAGTCCTCTTCCAGACACTCGAAAAGTTCATGGATTAATCCTTCAACAAGAGAGACAGATGGAGGTTGCAACACGCAAAGAAATTCCACTTGCATCTCACGCTATGCAGATTGCTCGCACACCAGCGCAACAGACTGGAAAATCCTTCTCCAACCGCAGAGACTTGAAATGCACCTACTGTGAACTAGATGGTCACGACGTGGATGGATGCTATTATTTGAAAGGGTTTCCGGTGGGACACAAATGGCATGGAAAGAATGTGAAACCTAGAAACAAGAAAGCATCAATCCATAATATTGAGGTGAAGAGAGAACTAACAAATGACAGTCCAACCTTTACAGCTGAGGAATACCGGCAGATTATGGCTATGCTTCGCAGCAAAAATGGTAATGATCAGCCACTTGCAAATGCATCAG GACGTGGATACGAGGAGGACGATTGGCCTGGGCAAGCATTTTAA